From a region of the Chlorocebus sabaeus isolate Y175 chromosome 23, mChlSab1.0.hap1, whole genome shotgun sequence genome:
- the EGR1 gene encoding early growth response protein 1: MAAAKAEMQLMSPLQISDPFGSFPHSPTMDNYPKLEEMMLLSNGAPQFLGAAGAPEGSGSNSSSSSGGGGGGGGGSNSSSSSSTFNPQADTGEQPYEHLTAESFPDISLNNEKVLVETSYPSQTTRLPPITYTGRFSLEPAPNSGNTLWPEPLFSLVSGLVSMTNPPASSSSAPSPAASSSSASQSPPLSCAVPSNDSSPIYSAAPTFPTPNTDIFPEPQSQAFPGSAGAALQYPPPAYPAAKGGFQVPMIPDYLFPQQQGDLGLGTPDQKPFQGLESRTQQPSLTPLSTIKAFATQSGSQDLKALNTSYQSQLIKPSRMRKYPNRPSKTPPHERPYACPVESCDRRFSRSDELTRHIRIHTGQKPFQCRICMRNFSRSDHLTTHIRTHTGEKPFACDICGRKFARSDERKRHTKIHLRQKDKKADKSVVASSATSSLSSYPSPVATSYPSPVTTSYPSPATTSYPSPVPTSFSSPGSSTYPSPVHSGFPSPSVATTYSSVPPAFPAQVSSFPSSAVTNSFSASTGLSDMTATFSPRTIEIC, translated from the exons ATGGCCGCGGCCAAGGCCGAGATGCAGCTGATGTCCCCGCTGCAGATCTCTGACCCGTTCGGATCCTTTCCTCACTCGCCCACCATGGACAACTACCCTAAGCTGGAGGAGATGATGCTGCTGAGCAATGGGGCTCCCCAGTTCCTCGGCGCCGCCGGGGCCCCTGAGGGCAGCGGcagtaacagcagcagcagcagcggggGCGGTGGAGGCGGGGGGGGcggcagcaacagcagcagcagcagcagcaccttcAACCCTCAGGCGGACACGGGCGAGCAGCCCTACGAGCACCTGACCGCAG agTCTTTTCCTGACATCTCTCTGAACAACGAGAAGGTGCTGGTGGAGACAAGTTACCCCAGCCAAACCACTCGACTGCCCCCCATCACCTATACTGGCCGCTTTTCCCTGGAACCTGCACCCAACAGTGGCAACACCTTGTGGCCCGAGCCCCTCTTCAGCTTGGTCAGTGGCCTCGTGAGCATGACCAACCCACCAGCCTCCTCGTCCTCAGCACCATCTCCAgcggcctcctcctcctccgcctcccagagccCACCCCTGAGCTGTGCAGTGCCATCCAACGACAGCAGTCCCATTTACTCAGCGGCACCCACCTTCCCCACGCCGAACACTGACATTTTCCCTGAGCCACAAAGCCAGGCCTTTCCAGGCTCAGCAGGGGCAGCGCTCCAGTACCCGCCTCCTGCCTACCCTGCCGCCAAGGGTGGCTTCCAGGTTCCCATGATCCCCGACTACCTGTTTCCACAGCAGCAGGGGGATCTGGGCCTGGGTACCCCAGACCAGAAGCCCTTCCAGGGCTTGGAGAGCCGCACCCAGCAGCCTTCGCTCACCCCCCTGTCTACTATCAAGGCCTTTGCCACTCAGTCGGGCTCCCAGGACTTGAAGGCCCTCAATACCAGTTACCAGTCCCAACTCATCAAACCCAGCCGAATGCGCAAGTACCCCAACCGGCCCAGCAAGACGCCCCCCCACGAACGCCCTTACGCTTGCCCGGTGGAGTCCTGTGATCGCCGCTTCTCCCGCTCTGACGAGCTCACCCGCCACATCCGCATCCACACAGGCCAGAAGCCCTTCCAGTGCCGCATCTGCATGCGCAACTTCAGCCGCAGCGACCACCTCACCACCCACATCCGTACCCACACGGGCGAGAAGCCCTTCGCCTGCGACATCTGTGGGAGAAAGTTTGCCAGGAGCGATGAACGCAAGAGGCATACCAAGATCCACTTGCGGCAGAAGGACAAGAAAGCAGACAAAAGTGTTGTGGCCTCTTCggccacctcctctctctcttcctacccATCCCCAGTTGCTACCTCTTACCCGTCCCCGGTTACTACCTCTTATCCATCCCCGGCCACCACCTCATACCCGTCCCCTGTGcccacctccttctcctctcccggCTCCTCAACCTACCCATCCCCTGTGCACAGTGGCTTCCCCTCCCCGTCGGTGGCCACCACGTACTCCTCCGTTCCCCCTGCTTTCCCTGCCCAGGTCAGCAGCTTCCCTTCCTCAGCTGTCACCAACTCCTTCAGCGCCTCCACAGGGCTTTCGGACATGACAGCAACCTTTTCTCCCAGGACAATTGAAATTTGCtaa